From Oreochromis niloticus isolate F11D_XX linkage group LG1, O_niloticus_UMD_NMBU, whole genome shotgun sequence, a single genomic window includes:
- the LOC109201610 gene encoding uncharacterized protein LOC109201610 isoform X2 — protein sequence MVAANNTLRLREIQRTVVEDDTIFGNIQSISSSTIDRVLRRNEMSMKQLYKVPFERNSDQVKELRHQYVQRILELEAREPLHTFVYLDEAGFNLAKGRRRGRNHIGERATIDVPGQRGGNITMCAAISGNGVHTHIPRIGAYNTQHLLAFLDALYRDLIPQNERDDPGDNRTMYVVVWDNVSFHHSAVLRQWFAAHDRMLMEFLPPYTPFLNEEFFSSWRWKVYDRHPHTQMTLLAAMDAACDDITAESCRGWIRHSRRYFPRCIDRADICCDVDANMWADRRERLDIND from the exons ATGGTGGCTGCAAACAACACTTTGAGACTGAGAGAAATACAAAGAACTGTCGTAGAAGATGACACCATCTTCGGAAATATTCAGTCAATATCAAGTTCCACCATAGACAGAGTCCTCAGACGGAATGAAATGTCCATGAAGCAATTGTACAAAGTACCATTTGAACGTAACAGTGATCAAGTGAAGGAGCTCCGTCACCAGTATGTACAG CGTATCCTGGAATTGGAGGCCAGGGAACCCCTGCACACGTTTGTATATCTTGACGAAGCGGGATTCAATCTCGCAAAAGGCAGACGGCGTGGACGAAATCACATTGGAGAAAGAGCCACCATTGATGTCCCAGGCCAACGAGGAGGAAATATTACAATGTGTGCAGCAATCTCAGGAAATGGCGTTCACACCCATATTCCTCGTATTGGTGCATACAATACACAACACCTGTTGGCTTTTCTGGACGCTCTTTATAGGGACCTAATCCCACAAAATGAAAGGGATGATCCTGGTGACAATCGGACAATGTATGTAGTGGTTTGGGATAATGTTAGCTTCCATCACTCTGCTGTACTCAGGCAGTGGTTTGCAGCACACGACAGGATGCTTATGGAGTTTCTTCCTCCTTACACTCCATTCCTAAATGAGGAGTTTTTCTCTTCCTGGAGGTGGAAGGTATATGACAGGCATCCACATACCCAAATGACCCTGCTAGCAGCTATGGATGCAGCTTGTGATGACATCACGGCAGAGTCCTGCAGAGGGTGGATTCGACACTCCAGAAGATACTTTCCTCGATGCATCGATAGAGCTGACATTTGCTGCGATGTTGATGCAAATATGTGGGCAGACAGACGGGAGCGTCTAGATATCAATGATTGA
- the LOC109201610 gene encoding uncharacterized protein LOC109201610 isoform X1, with product MASQWPRLVEGCSQMLGELLTARQPRRGGRGPLLTPQQEERICAMVAANNTLRLREIQRTVVEDDTIFGNIQSISSSTIDRVLRRNEMSMKQLYKVPFERNSDQVKELRHQYVQRILELEAREPLHTFVYLDEAGFNLAKGRRRGRNHIGERATIDVPGQRGGNITMCAAISGNGVHTHIPRIGAYNTQHLLAFLDALYRDLIPQNERDDPGDNRTMYVVVWDNVSFHHSAVLRQWFAAHDRMLMEFLPPYTPFLNEEFFSSWRWKVYDRHPHTQMTLLAAMDAACDDITAESCRGWIRHSRRYFPRCIDRADICCDVDANMWADRRERLDIND from the exons ATGGCCTCACAATGGCCGAGGCTGGTCGAAGGGTGCAGCCAAATGTTGGGAGAACTACT GACTGCCAGACAACCTAGAAGAGGTGGAAGAGGTCCACTTTTGACTCCGCAGCAAGAGGAAAGAATTTGTGCAATGGTGGCTGCAAACAACACTTTGAGACTGAGAGAAATACAAAGAACTGTCGTAGAAGATGACACCATCTTCGGAAATATTCAGTCAATATCAAGTTCCACCATAGACAGAGTCCTCAGACGGAATGAAATGTCCATGAAGCAATTGTACAAAGTACCATTTGAACGTAACAGTGATCAAGTGAAGGAGCTCCGTCACCAGTATGTACAG CGTATCCTGGAATTGGAGGCCAGGGAACCCCTGCACACGTTTGTATATCTTGACGAAGCGGGATTCAATCTCGCAAAAGGCAGACGGCGTGGACGAAATCACATTGGAGAAAGAGCCACCATTGATGTCCCAGGCCAACGAGGAGGAAATATTACAATGTGTGCAGCAATCTCAGGAAATGGCGTTCACACCCATATTCCTCGTATTGGTGCATACAATACACAACACCTGTTGGCTTTTCTGGACGCTCTTTATAGGGACCTAATCCCACAAAATGAAAGGGATGATCCTGGTGACAATCGGACAATGTATGTAGTGGTTTGGGATAATGTTAGCTTCCATCACTCTGCTGTACTCAGGCAGTGGTTTGCAGCACACGACAGGATGCTTATGGAGTTTCTTCCTCCTTACACTCCATTCCTAAATGAGGAGTTTTTCTCTTCCTGGAGGTGGAAGGTATATGACAGGCATCCACATACCCAAATGACCCTGCTAGCAGCTATGGATGCAGCTTGTGATGACATCACGGCAGAGTCCTGCAGAGGGTGGATTCGACACTCCAGAAGATACTTTCCTCGATGCATCGATAGAGCTGACATTTGCTGCGATGTTGATGCAAATATGTGGGCAGACAGACGGGAGCGTCTAGATATCAATGATTGA